Proteins encoded by one window of Haematobia irritans isolate KBUSLIRL chromosome 2, ASM5000362v1, whole genome shotgun sequence:
- the LOC142224094 gene encoding uncharacterized protein LOC142224094, whose product MKITIYLTISFLTITKLFSLAEAVTFSWTNEESVTVEQYLNELQLWMSNNKLEISKSLHRYLVEGLDDSLFFAADLAEALRLGNVKDACAEIKSLQQDLNSIFDVLRLIKDENLAAQWSAIYSRFQKNMQVARKQKVKPSYQCGRN is encoded by the exons atgaaaatcacTATATATTTAACCATTTCGTTTTTAACCATAACAAAG TTATTTTCTTTAGCGGAAGCAGTTACATTTTCATGGACCAATGAAGAATCTGTCACGGTAGAGCAATACCTAAATGAATTGCAATTATGGATGTCAAATAATAAATTGGAGATTTCTAAAAGTCTTCATCGTTATTTAGTTGAGGGACTTGACGATTCTCTTTTCTTTGCTGCCGATCTGGCTGAGGCATTAAGACTGGGGAACGTAAAGGATGCTTGTGCGGAAATAAAATCACTTCAGCAGGACTTAAATTCAATATTCGACGTCTTAAGGTTGATAAAGGATGAAAATCTAGCGGCTCAGTGGAGTGCTATCTACAGCCGCTTCCAAAAGAATATGCAAGTGGCCAGGAAACAAAAAGTAAAGCCTTCTTATCAGTGTGGCcgtaactaa
- the LOC142224093 gene encoding uncharacterized protein LOC142224093, translating into MKITIFVSLSIFAITQLFFLAEARKFSLTNEKEFIVVEQFLNELKLLLTYNIFDILKRVHRNLIYSIYPAADQAKALRLRKVNDACAEIKSLQQKLEFIAKVLTFGINYGNLEAQWDNIYNRFKRKMRSAQIVNAQKPLYHCN; encoded by the exons atgaaaatcactATATTTGTAAGCCTTTCGATTTTTGCCATAACACAG ttattttttttagcTGAAGCACGTAAATTTTCCTTGACCAATGAAAAAGAATTTATCGTGGTTGAGCAATTCCTAAATGAATTGAAATTATTGCTGACATACAATATATTTGATATCTTGAAACGTGTTCAtcgcaatttaatttattccattTACCCTGCTGCCGATCAGGCTAAGGCATTAAGACTGAGGAAGGTAAATGATGCCTGTGCGGAAATAAAATCACTTCAGCAGAAATTAGAATTTATCGCCAAGGTCTTAACATTCGGGATAAATTATGGCAATCTAGAAGCTCAGTGGGATAATATCTATAACCGCTTCAAAAGGAAAATGCGAAGTGCTCAAATAGTGAATGCACAAAAGCCATTGTATCACTGTAActga